A genomic region of Tsukamurella pulmonis contains the following coding sequences:
- a CDS encoding helix-turn-helix domain-containing protein, with the protein MRGTDFITLTRAGRILSRDPRTVASMIRRGELAAFEVAGRRVVKESDVRALLNPVPVATQRLSLSPSRAGKRLGMSTSTVTRRVHDGELAGYRVGRFIRIPEAEVERYADELMVQMVREDEAGIEDDPNR; encoded by the coding sequence GTGAGGGGGACCGACTTCATCACCCTGACCAGGGCGGGGCGCATCCTGAGCCGCGACCCGCGGACGGTTGCCTCGATGATCCGCAGGGGCGAACTGGCGGCTTTCGAGGTGGCGGGCCGCAGGGTGGTGAAGGAGTCCGACGTGCGCGCACTTCTGAATCCCGTGCCGGTCGCGACGCAACGGCTGTCGTTGAGCCCGTCGCGGGCGGGTAAGCGCCTCGGAATGTCCACATCGACGGTGACGCGTCGGGTACACGACGGGGAGCTGGCCGGGTATCGGGTCGGCAGGTTCATCCGGATCCCGGAGGCCGAGGTCGAGCGGTATGCCGACGAGCTGATGGTGCAGATGGTCCGGGAGGACGAGGCCGGGATCGAGGACGATCCCAACCGGTGA
- a CDS encoding HNH endonuclease — MPYLVALIIVIAIIAAVVKFILKLLPTLLAVAGAAAAVYVTYRAIRYMRMKRYFASEPFQAQKVRIAGVVNEHNEIASYVSEIRHSGSFQLGRSSTGQHAHLARFENTSRHQYQRDRNTADYGATNVHNCSLQVVRSASSDPLKYVMKYFSIKPDEEHLTAVEASGRDISRLENALANLQTREQQITQSFTPPAFILKHYADEFMKQVGVALSPIEVPYPRYVFEYVSAGGNSSQRTVVDMHGQTIDALIEMMAQRIRFRNSAAGQRALMTSSLRNSIKARDGYACRNCSASVAVEPSLLLEIDHIIPVSRGGMSTADNLQALCWRCNRSKSNKMPA; from the coding sequence ATGCCATATCTCGTAGCACTCATCATCGTCATTGCGATCATCGCCGCCGTCGTCAAGTTCATCCTGAAGCTGCTGCCTACGTTGCTCGCCGTCGCGGGCGCAGCCGCCGCTGTCTACGTGACGTACCGCGCGATCCGCTACATGCGGATGAAGCGTTACTTCGCCAGTGAGCCCTTCCAAGCGCAGAAGGTTCGTATCGCGGGCGTAGTCAACGAGCACAACGAGATCGCCAGCTACGTCAGCGAGATTCGACACTCGGGATCCTTCCAACTGGGCAGATCGTCGACCGGGCAACACGCGCACCTCGCACGATTCGAGAACACCAGCAGGCACCAGTACCAGCGTGACCGCAACACCGCGGATTACGGGGCGACCAATGTCCACAACTGCTCACTCCAGGTCGTGCGCAGCGCCAGCTCCGACCCACTCAAGTACGTGATGAAGTACTTCAGCATCAAGCCTGATGAAGAGCACCTCACGGCGGTTGAGGCGTCCGGTCGGGACATCAGCCGCCTGGAGAACGCGCTCGCGAACCTCCAGACGCGCGAGCAGCAGATCACCCAGTCGTTCACCCCACCAGCATTCATACTCAAGCACTACGCGGACGAGTTCATGAAACAGGTCGGCGTCGCCCTTTCGCCCATCGAGGTCCCCTACCCCCGCTATGTATTCGAGTACGTCAGCGCGGGAGGCAACAGCTCCCAACGAACCGTCGTCGACATGCACGGCCAGACCATCGACGCGCTGATAGAGATGATGGCGCAGCGGATCCGGTTCCGGAACAGCGCCGCAGGCCAACGCGCACTGATGACCTCCTCACTGCGGAACTCGATCAAGGCACGCGACGGGTACGCCTGCCGGAACTGCTCGGCATCGGTAGCGGTCGAGCCGAGCCTGCTCCTGGAGATCGACCACATCATCCCGGTGTCGCGCGGCGGCATGTCAACCGCCGACAACCTCCAGGCACTCTGCTGGCGATGCAACCGTTCGAAGTCAAACAAGATGCCGGCCTAG
- a CDS encoding toprim domain-containing protein, translating to MVAHQRAFDRLRDLFQAQGRNFRDEGRDRFRVATPGHSDTDDGTVVWEPEPGRAAIHAFNGEVADVMAEFNLTWADLYDEPRKGVVYSYLDGHRVHRRPGRNGKSKAISQDPGRKGNALYGIPFPDGEPVYVVEGEGNVEAVKRAGAVATTSCGGAKSARKADWAPLVGHEVTIVRDRDAAGKEFVRQVAEALDALGVTYRVVEAAEGAHDVVDHLGALGLSLDDLVPVEPDPEPADVISINRGTSKRNSGDEIPFDPAWYPPPGAPYDVAQRLIEDYWTDPTTGRATLIRWQDAWREWSGTAWPATEDADLRARIYHILAGQTYFKAPQLTTPASVARWNPIPKTMNSVLDALAAHAHLSAKTETNRRI from the coding sequence ATGGTAGCTCACCAGCGCGCGTTCGACCGCCTTCGTGACCTGTTCCAGGCGCAGGGTCGGAACTTCCGCGACGAGGGTCGGGACCGATTCCGGGTCGCGACCCCAGGGCACTCGGATACCGACGACGGCACCGTCGTCTGGGAGCCCGAGCCGGGGCGTGCCGCCATTCATGCCTTCAACGGCGAAGTGGCCGACGTGATGGCCGAATTCAATCTGACGTGGGCGGACCTCTACGACGAGCCCCGCAAGGGCGTCGTCTACTCGTACCTCGACGGGCATCGCGTCCACCGTCGCCCCGGACGGAACGGCAAGTCCAAGGCCATCAGCCAGGACCCCGGACGGAAAGGCAACGCGCTCTACGGGATCCCGTTCCCCGACGGGGAGCCCGTGTACGTCGTGGAGGGCGAAGGGAACGTCGAGGCCGTCAAGCGTGCGGGGGCGGTGGCCACAACGTCCTGCGGCGGTGCGAAGTCGGCGCGGAAGGCCGACTGGGCACCCCTCGTCGGCCACGAGGTGACCATCGTCCGCGACCGCGATGCCGCGGGCAAGGAGTTCGTCCGCCAGGTCGCGGAGGCGCTCGATGCACTCGGCGTCACCTACCGCGTGGTCGAGGCTGCTGAGGGCGCACACGATGTGGTCGATCACCTCGGCGCACTCGGGCTCTCGCTGGACGACCTGGTTCCGGTGGAGCCGGATCCGGAACCCGCCGATGTCATCTCGATCAATCGGGGTACGTCCAAGCGGAACTCCGGTGACGAGATCCCGTTCGACCCTGCTTGGTACCCGCCACCGGGCGCACCCTACGACGTGGCCCAACGGCTCATCGAGGACTACTGGACCGATCCCACCACAGGACGCGCGACCCTCATCCGCTGGCAGGACGCGTGGCGCGAATGGTCCGGGACGGCCTGGCCTGCCACCGAGGACGCCGACTTACGTGCCCGGATCTACCACATCCTCGCCGGTCAGACGTACTTCAAGGCGCCGCAGTTGACCACCCCAGCGAGCGTCGCCCGGTGGAACCCGATCCCGAAGACGATGAACAGCGTGCTCGACGCCCTCGCCGCCCATGCCCACCTGTCCGCCAAGACCGAAACGAATCGAAGGATCTAG
- a CDS encoding DNA primase family protein — translation MLIPVANGLLDPGTRVLEPHTPHFFNLSCLPFDFDPDATCPEWEQFLGSVFPADREALMLLQDWFGYLVSGRTDLHKALLILGRPRCGKGTCLKIAGELMGPEASVSPKITSLGDRFGLAPLAGKSLVTFGDVRLDRRNERLVESLLSLIGGDWITADRKGITPITFLPTARLMGASNLSPRFHDPTGAVATRWVILPISVSFLGREDLGLLDRLKRELPGILNWALDGLDHLNETGRLIEPASAAEERRKIAQLASPTDAFIEELCVRHPAASITAKELYFAYCGWCSASGEEAGSLASFSAAISAPGSGIRSGVRLVRGSSRPYGFKGVALVAPAPEVDGQANQTPLGGGEEMAPPPEPDVQEAMNWP, via the coding sequence ATGCTCATCCCCGTCGCCAACGGGCTCCTCGACCCCGGAACACGTGTCCTGGAACCGCATACGCCCCACTTCTTCAACCTCTCATGCCTACCGTTCGATTTCGACCCCGATGCAACCTGTCCCGAGTGGGAGCAGTTCCTCGGCTCGGTCTTCCCCGCCGATCGAGAAGCGCTGATGCTGCTGCAGGACTGGTTCGGGTACCTGGTGAGCGGCCGCACCGACCTGCATAAGGCGCTGCTCATCCTCGGCCGTCCGCGCTGCGGGAAGGGCACGTGCCTCAAGATCGCCGGTGAGTTGATGGGCCCCGAGGCTTCGGTGTCACCGAAGATCACCAGCCTGGGTGACCGGTTCGGCCTCGCGCCCCTTGCGGGCAAGTCGCTGGTCACCTTCGGCGATGTGCGGCTCGACCGTCGCAATGAACGATTGGTCGAGTCCCTTCTATCGCTCATCGGCGGTGACTGGATCACCGCCGACCGCAAGGGAATCACCCCGATCACCTTCCTTCCAACCGCGCGCCTGATGGGGGCGTCGAACCTCTCACCCCGTTTCCACGACCCGACGGGCGCGGTCGCCACCCGCTGGGTAATCCTGCCGATTAGCGTCTCGTTCTTGGGCCGCGAAGACCTCGGCCTTCTCGACCGACTTAAGCGGGAACTGCCAGGGATCTTGAACTGGGCGCTCGACGGCCTCGACCACCTCAATGAGACTGGTCGGCTGATTGAGCCTGCGAGCGCGGCGGAGGAGCGCCGGAAGATCGCTCAACTCGCATCCCCGACCGATGCATTCATCGAGGAGCTGTGCGTGCGCCATCCCGCGGCGTCGATCACCGCGAAGGAGCTGTACTTCGCATACTGCGGCTGGTGCTCCGCTTCCGGCGAGGAGGCCGGGTCGCTCGCATCCTTCTCTGCGGCGATCTCCGCACCCGGCAGCGGGATACGGAGCGGCGTGCGGCTCGTACGGGGAAGCTCTCGTCCCTACGGCTTCAAGGGCGTCGCACTCGTCGCTCCCGCGCCCGAGGTCGACGGGCAGGCGAACCAGACGCCTCTGGGAGGGGGCGAAGAGATGGCTCCGCCGCCCGAGCCGGACGTGCAGGAGGCGATGAACTGGCCGTGA